A window of the Cyanobacteria bacterium FACHB-DQ100 genome harbors these coding sequences:
- a CDS encoding response regulator, whose product MSSEERFHILVVDDLFDNVLLLQMLLEDEGYEVETAESGTLALEKIAANPPDLLLLDVMMPDMNGYEVTRRIRENPALPDFPILLISAHEQDNAVQGLDLGANDFIRKPFDFDELFARVRAFLRSKPQTAPSRTVLVVEDSPFDALHLERVFRQLKLTLVIQQVCRAEDAMNYLRGEGTYAARSRYPLPDLLVLDLKLPGMPGLDFLQWLRQQPDLEQLPVIAMTGYGNRDLSQAYELGINFYLLKPVEVSTLTAALQKLSLV is encoded by the coding sequence GTGTCTTCTGAAGAACGCTTCCACATTCTGGTCGTTGATGATTTATTCGATAACGTTCTGCTACTGCAAATGTTATTGGAGGATGAGGGGTATGAGGTGGAAACCGCTGAGAGCGGAACTCTTGCCCTGGAAAAGATCGCAGCGAATCCACCTGATTTATTGCTGCTCGATGTCATGATGCCTGACATGAATGGGTATGAGGTGACGCGTCGAATCCGAGAAAATCCAGCATTGCCCGACTTTCCCATCCTGCTCATTTCGGCCCACGAGCAGGACAATGCAGTTCAAGGACTCGATTTGGGCGCGAACGACTTTATTCGCAAGCCGTTTGACTTTGATGAACTGTTCGCCAGAGTGCGGGCTTTCTTAAGATCTAAACCACAAACTGCACCGTCTCGAACGGTATTAGTCGTCGAGGATAGCCCCTTTGATGCACTCCATCTCGAGCGAGTCTTTCGCCAACTCAAGCTCACGCTTGTGATCCAGCAAGTTTGCCGAGCAGAAGATGCAATGAACTATTTGAGGGGTGAAGGGACTTATGCCGCTCGGTCTCGCTATCCACTACCTGACCTTTTGGTCCTCGACTTGAAGTTGCCCGGAATGCCAGGTCTCGATTTCCTTCAGTGGCTGCGGCAACAACCTGACCTAGAGCAATTACCGGTGATCGCCATGACGGGTTACGGCAATCGAGACTTATCACAAGCGTACGAGCTAGGTATCAACTTCTACTTACTGAAACCCGTTGAGGTCAGCACCCTCACTGCCGCTTTGCAAAAGCTCAGCTTAGTGTAA
- a CDS encoding IS982 family transposase: protein MLSLEELFCSVDDFCNTFEPHWKQQLLGCGLQLRNRPRRLSLSEIMTILIVFHQSCYRNFKAYYQEKVQTEWASDFPGLVSYQRFIEWIPGTLVPMCAYLRSCFGSCSGISFMDSTSLSVCHNRRIERNQVFENVAARGKTSLDWFFGFKLHLVVNDRGELLNIVLTPGNTDDRAPVPKLLQQLFGKVFADKGYVSQKLAKQLLKSAGIQLITKLKRNMKQRLMLLNDRLMLRHRSIIETIIDQLKNISQIEHSRHRSPVNCFVNILGGLIAYCHQPKKPSIALDRNLLFPA, encoded by the coding sequence ATGCTTAGTCTAGAAGAACTGTTTTGCTCCGTCGACGATTTCTGCAACACCTTTGAGCCGCACTGGAAGCAGCAGCTTCTAGGCTGTGGACTTCAGCTTCGCAATCGCCCTCGCAGGCTGAGCTTGAGCGAGATTATGACGATTCTGATAGTGTTTCATCAGTCGTGCTATCGCAACTTCAAAGCCTATTATCAAGAGAAAGTGCAGACCGAGTGGGCATCTGACTTTCCAGGCTTAGTCAGCTACCAGCGCTTCATCGAATGGATTCCAGGGACGCTCGTGCCGATGTGCGCCTACTTGCGCTCGTGTTTCGGGTCGTGCAGCGGCATCAGCTTCATGGACTCTACCTCATTGAGTGTCTGCCACAACCGTCGCATTGAGCGCAACCAGGTGTTCGAGAACGTTGCTGCACGCGGCAAAACCTCGCTCGATTGGTTCTTTGGCTTCAAACTGCATCTGGTGGTGAATGACCGAGGTGAGTTGCTCAACATCGTGCTGACTCCGGGCAACACTGATGACCGTGCTCCCGTCCCGAAGTTGTTACAGCAGTTATTCGGCAAGGTGTTCGCCGACAAAGGCTATGTCTCGCAAAAACTCGCCAAACAACTGCTCAAAAGTGCAGGCATTCAGCTCATCACCAAACTCAAGCGCAACATGAAACAGCGATTGATGCTGTTGAATGACCGGTTGATGTTGCGTCACCGCTCCATTATCGAAACGATCATCGACCAGTTGAAGAACATCTCGCAGATCGAGCATTCACGGCATCGCTCTCCAGTCAATTGCTTTGTGAACATCCTGGGCGGATTGATTGCCTACTGCCATCAGCCAAAGAAGCCATCGATTGCCCTCGACCGCAATCTCCTGTTTCCGGCTTAA
- a CDS encoding PAS domain-containing protein: MKRDKTGKFIQAWDGEQKHAVKLSLTRTAWQRLQQQAGELGISRSELVEHYARHSHYCFAGSNTVDDCNTEASRLPTVAMQSVDPGSDQLLIGRIFALQERNIRLQEQIVKLQQTVEKLRSQQQQADAQINERKWLEAALNLLPTPLMMVDPQQMRVTFSNQAANAIAGVNIAEEVGAVYNADYHCTDELGRFLPPEQIPAIRAARGEKIAGTEINWHTPVGVFPLLVYADTLPAMYDRPPTSVVVFQDIRERKQIEAQLKESQRFIQQVADAIPGVLYIYDLIEQRNVYANRQVGEILGYTIEQVQAMGNQLFPLLMHPDDLATLPAHLERFNQAQDGDVIEREYRMRHADGEWRWLWSRDQVFSRTQAGAPHQVLGISHDITDSKQAELKLKQAEESLQLALTSAGMVAWDMDLQTHQVVCSPNALEVWGVQAGTAEDFFRNVHPDDQDSLIQALAQAIAGKEDYFHEYRVLSPDQTVRWLSSQGRVYFNHAGQAIRMVGVTTDISDAKHREAERICGENERKQAEIAAARSAERTVRLQSVTAALSEALTPCDVATVIVKQALAALGACRGLVMLLSTDQKELELIRSIGYSPDALSEWRRFPVTAAVPLAHVIHTRTPVFLQSIAEATTTYPQVAALQNKISSGAIAAIPLIAEDQVLGVLGIGFTEAHPICEEDRAFMLALARQCAQAIRRSQLYQAEQEARASAEASESRLRFMAEAIPQMVWVAQANGFTEYYNQRWFEYTGLTLEESQNANGSFRHPDDHDRFIQAWIKAVTNKEIFQAEQRIKRADGIYRWHLSRAYPMLDETGEIVKWFGSCTDIDNWKRIEQTQRFLAQASQTFAEANLDLQAVLDTVTRLASEFTQDVCVLNLLADDGQFLEHASFYHPDLEVRSFVGELLEQYPRRITEGIGGRVARTGEPLLMAVTSQEELSAAIQPEYRLYLERFQVCSVLLVPLKVQGGTIGVLSLTRHSPADPHTQDDLSLFQDLADRAAMAIANARLYQQAEQARQRAERNADRTARLQSVTAALSESLTPVQVAEVIAQQTVGVVNAASVLVALITPQGNELEIIHSLGEKAEIPSEWRRFSLALRTPLTDAVRTGQPMWEEPLEERIARYPHLAEQYAQASYPVWISLPLIVEGRSIGGIAITFTHQPQLRLEDRAFMLSLVQQCAQAIARAQLYEAEQRARSQAEAANRTKDEFLAVLSHELRTPMNPILGWARILRQGKLDPQRAATALATIERNAKLQVQLIEDLLDISRILQGKLRVNPCPVNLAATIDAALQTVRLAAEAKDIQIQTNIGTEVANVLGDAGRLQQVLWNLLSNAVKFTPEQGQIEVRLTIVHAQAQIQVQDTGKGIQPDFLPYVFEYFRQADSSSTRTFGGLGLGLAIARQIVELHGGTIQAESSGEGQGSTFTVRLPLLSIPALPEQEKTLANNELALQEIQVLVVDDEIDNLELATFILEEAGASVVAVSSAQAALECFRQTKPDVLLADIGMPEMDGYLLLRYIRALEAEQGDRPTSAIALTAYASEADQQQARAAGFQCHLPKPVEPEALLQAILGLVRT, from the coding sequence ATGAAGCGTGATAAGACAGGCAAATTTATTCAAGCTTGGGATGGAGAACAAAAACACGCAGTCAAGCTATCTCTGACGAGAACTGCTTGGCAACGATTGCAGCAGCAGGCAGGAGAATTAGGCATTTCTCGTTCTGAATTGGTAGAGCATTATGCACGTCACTCGCACTATTGTTTTGCCGGAAGTAATACAGTAGATGATTGCAACACTGAGGCAAGTCGCCTACCCACTGTAGCAATGCAAAGCGTTGATCCAGGTTCTGATCAGTTGCTCATAGGACGTATATTTGCACTACAAGAAAGAAATATACGGTTACAAGAACAGATTGTTAAACTTCAGCAAACCGTCGAGAAACTTCGATCGCAACAGCAACAGGCAGATGCTCAAATCAATGAACGGAAGTGGCTAGAAGCAGCGCTCAATTTGCTGCCGACTCCGCTGATGATGGTTGATCCACAACAAATGCGAGTCACTTTCTCGAATCAGGCAGCAAATGCAATCGCAGGCGTGAATATTGCCGAGGAGGTCGGAGCAGTCTACAACGCAGACTATCATTGCACCGATGAGTTAGGGAGGTTTCTCCCGCCTGAGCAGATACCAGCTATTCGAGCTGCGCGGGGCGAGAAAATCGCTGGAACTGAAATCAACTGGCACACTCCCGTTGGCGTTTTTCCGCTCCTAGTCTACGCAGATACATTGCCTGCGATGTACGATCGACCCCCAACAAGTGTGGTTGTCTTTCAGGATATTCGCGAACGGAAGCAGATCGAGGCACAACTCAAAGAAAGCCAGCGTTTTATTCAGCAAGTTGCCGATGCGATACCCGGAGTTCTCTATATCTACGACTTGATTGAGCAGCGCAATGTTTATGCCAATCGCCAAGTCGGTGAAATTTTGGGATACACGATCGAGCAGGTTCAGGCAATGGGCAATCAATTGTTTCCATTGCTGATGCATCCCGATGATCTTGCAACGTTGCCTGCTCATCTGGAACGTTTCAATCAGGCACAAGATGGAGATGTAATAGAACGAGAATACCGAATGCGTCATGCAGATGGAGAATGGCGCTGGTTGTGGAGCCGTGATCAGGTCTTTTCTCGCACTCAAGCTGGCGCACCGCATCAAGTTCTAGGAATCTCGCACGATATTACGGATAGCAAACAAGCTGAATTGAAGCTGAAACAAGCCGAGGAAAGCCTTCAGCTTGCTCTGACTTCTGCAGGGATGGTTGCTTGGGATATGGATTTGCAAACCCATCAGGTAGTTTGCTCTCCAAACGCCCTTGAAGTTTGGGGAGTGCAAGCAGGGACGGCAGAAGACTTTTTCCGCAATGTTCACCCAGACGATCAAGACAGTTTAATTCAAGCATTAGCGCAAGCGATCGCTGGAAAAGAAGATTACTTTCATGAATACCGAGTGCTGAGTCCTGATCAAACCGTTCGCTGGTTGAGCAGCCAGGGGCGAGTTTATTTCAACCACGCGGGTCAAGCAATCCGAATGGTCGGGGTCACAACGGATATTAGCGATGCGAAGCACCGCGAAGCGGAACGCATTTGCGGTGAGAATGAACGCAAGCAAGCTGAAATCGCAGCAGCTCGATCGGCAGAGCGCACAGTTCGTCTGCAAAGTGTTACCGCCGCTCTTTCTGAAGCATTGACTCCCTGTGATGTGGCAACTGTGATTGTTAAACAAGCATTAGCTGCGCTGGGAGCTTGTCGCGGCTTGGTCATGCTGCTCAGCACCGATCAAAAGGAACTGGAACTAATTCGATCAATTGGATATTCTCCTGATGCTTTGTCAGAATGGCGACGATTTCCTGTCACGGCAGCTGTACCGCTTGCTCATGTGATTCACACTCGAACTCCTGTTTTCCTGCAATCTATCGCTGAAGCAACTACCACGTATCCTCAAGTTGCGGCTTTGCAGAACAAGATTTCATCAGGCGCGATCGCGGCAATTCCACTCATCGCTGAGGATCAGGTGCTCGGTGTGCTGGGAATTGGATTTACGGAGGCACATCCCATTTGCGAAGAGGATCGGGCATTTATGCTCGCATTAGCTCGCCAATGTGCTCAAGCGATTCGGCGATCGCAGCTTTATCAAGCAGAACAAGAAGCGCGAGCCAGCGCAGAAGCGAGCGAGAGCCGTCTCCGGTTTATGGCAGAAGCGATTCCACAGATGGTCTGGGTTGCTCAAGCGAATGGTTTTACCGAATACTACAATCAGCGGTGGTTTGAGTACACAGGCTTGACTTTAGAAGAAAGCCAAAATGCGAATGGCAGCTTTCGTCATCCGGATGATCACGATCGCTTTATCCAAGCCTGGATCAAAGCCGTGACCAACAAGGAGATTTTTCAAGCCGAGCAGCGAATCAAACGAGCGGATGGCATCTATCGCTGGCATCTATCACGGGCATATCCGATGTTAGATGAAACCGGTGAAATTGTGAAATGGTTTGGCTCCTGCACCGATATTGATAATTGGAAGCGAATAGAGCAAACCCAACGGTTTCTTGCTCAGGCTTCCCAAACCTTTGCAGAAGCAAATTTGGACTTGCAAGCTGTTTTGGACACGGTGACTCGGCTGGCCAGTGAATTCACTCAGGATGTCTGCGTTCTAAATCTGCTTGCTGATGATGGGCAATTCCTTGAACACGCCTCGTTTTATCATCCTGATTTGGAGGTTCGATCGTTTGTTGGAGAATTACTAGAGCAATATCCGCGCCGCATCACCGAAGGAATTGGGGGACGCGTGGCGCGAACAGGAGAACCTTTGTTAATGGCTGTGACTTCGCAAGAAGAATTGAGTGCTGCGATTCAACCAGAGTATCGCCTTTACCTAGAGCGCTTTCAGGTTTGCAGTGTTTTGCTGGTGCCTTTAAAGGTACAAGGAGGAACTATCGGGGTGTTGAGCCTCACCCGTCATTCTCCTGCTGATCCTCACACACAAGATGATTTAAGTCTGTTTCAGGATTTGGCAGATCGAGCAGCGATGGCGATCGCCAATGCAAGGCTGTATCAACAGGCAGAACAAGCCCGTCAGCGAGCGGAACGAAATGCCGATCGCACCGCTCGGCTTCAATCCGTGACGGCTGCTCTCTCAGAATCACTAACTCCAGTTCAAGTGGCAGAAGTCATTGCTCAACAAACCGTTGGAGTGGTCAACGCCGCCTCAGTTTTAGTCGCGCTGATCACGCCGCAGGGTAATGAGTTGGAGATTATTCACTCATTGGGCGAGAAAGCAGAGATTCCTTCCGAATGGAGACGCTTTTCACTGGCACTAAGGACACCTTTAACCGATGCTGTCCGCACCGGGCAACCCATGTGGGAAGAACCACTGGAAGAACGCATCGCTCGCTATCCGCATTTAGCAGAACAATATGCTCAAGCAAGTTATCCGGTCTGGATTTCTCTGCCGCTCATCGTTGAAGGGCGATCTATCGGAGGCATTGCTATCACTTTTACGCACCAACCTCAGCTTCGACTAGAGGATCGAGCGTTCATGCTTTCGCTCGTGCAACAGTGTGCTCAAGCGATCGCTCGTGCCCAGCTTTATGAAGCAGAACAACGAGCGAGATCCCAAGCAGAAGCCGCAAACCGAACCAAAGACGAATTTCTGGCGGTGCTGTCTCATGAATTGCGAACTCCCATGAATCCGATTTTGGGTTGGGCGAGAATTCTCCGACAAGGCAAGCTAGACCCCCAGCGAGCCGCAACTGCCTTAGCCACGATCGAGCGCAACGCGAAGCTTCAGGTTCAACTGATTGAAGATTTGCTCGATATTTCCCGCATTCTGCAAGGCAAGCTCAGAGTTAACCCCTGTCCAGTGAACCTTGCTGCAACGATCGATGCTGCACTTCAAACCGTTCGTTTAGCTGCTGAAGCAAAAGATATTCAAATTCAAACGAATATCGGTACAGAAGTTGCTAACGTTCTAGGCGATGCAGGTCGTTTACAGCAAGTCCTGTGGAATTTGCTTTCCAACGCGGTAAAATTTACGCCAGAGCAAGGTCAAATCGAAGTTCGATTAACCATTGTCCATGCCCAAGCTCAGATTCAAGTGCAAGATACAGGTAAAGGCATTCAGCCTGACTTCCTACCTTACGTGTTTGAATATTTTCGTCAAGCTGATAGCAGTAGTACTAGAACGTTTGGGGGATTGGGATTGGGATTGGCGATCGCACGTCAAATTGTTGAATTACACGGCGGGACAATTCAGGCAGAAAGTTCTGGAGAGGGACAAGGCTCCACCTTCACGGTCAGACTACCGCTTCTATCTATACCAGCGCTTCCTGAACAGGAGAAGACTTTAGCAAACAATGAACTAGCTTTACAGGAAATTCAGGTTCTTGTCGTGGATGATGAGATTGATAACTTGGAGCTAGCAACCTTCATTCTAGAGGAGGCAGGGGCTTCTGTTGTTGCTGTATCTTCCGCTCAAGCAGCGCTTGAGTGTTTCCGTCAAACAAAACCGGATGTTCTCCTTGCTGATATTGGAATGCCCGAAATGGATGGGTATCTGTTGTTGCGGTATATCCGAGCCTTAGAGGCAGAACAGGGCGATCGTCCAACTTCAGCCATTGCTTTAACTGCCTATGCGAGTGAAGCCGATCAGCAGCAAGCACGAGCAGCAGGATTTCAATGTCATTTGCCTAAACCTGTTGAGCCAGAAGCATTATTACAGGCAATTTTAGGATTAGTTCGCACCTGA